The Plasmodium reichenowi strain SY57 chromosome Unknown, whole genome shotgun sequence DNA window tatgtttttatattatattctatTAGTAGCCTCTTGATCTTACGaggtatatttttatatttcatattaaCATGTAAAATGgtttcatttaatatttgctggatcatattatttttaaatgtgGTGTTGTATTTCACAAGATTAGATATAGTACTATTACAAgtaatgttattattatttttgtttgtaTGCTCAAGTTCTTTATTGTAGACATAACTAATTCTGTTCAATAAttgtataaattttatttgtcGAGTTGTATTCATATGAGAGAGatacttttttatattaaataatatatattccaGACATTCATAATTATAGTAATTATTTTTCACTGCTAtgtgtaatatattatattcatcattCACTTGTGTATCTATATTACGCTCATTATAAACAGCAAATagtttatttataaaacaatgaaatgtaaataaatttcTATTTGGTTCTTCCATATAATTAATACTATTTTCtggatatataaaattgtatattttaaaaaaactagttataatatatttcaacTGATTTGAtgaatacatatatattgtttgttctatatattttatacattttttataaatataaattttttcttctaatggtatattatatccgtaaattgaaaaaaatataataaattgtgttatttctttatttgaAAGATTCaaattattcataatttttttatatatcataattaaaAAGGTATTAGGTACACATATTTCTTTTCCtacattataatatttttttttctttattctttttttatatatattatatgcaTACAAGAATACAATTAAATCGGATGATATACTATAATCcatatttttgtttatctcattatataatgtatttaACAATtcataagaaaaataatcattctttataaacattttaaaCA harbors:
- a CDS encoding hypothetical protein (conserved Plasmodium protein, unknown function) encodes the protein MKSLPLLFVRRLIPCVSLNKINSVYLLKHLENVCEHICIVGKYSPPTLLRRGLHCNKMKKKKKNKEIIMKKINNRRNIREGENRRTYIDGENRIYNDVYNYFNKSLVLLHEFGPSGILRLLYSLLKIKDYEEKYMKRKRIYYLKYIEYYILNISINDKIYNFWKYITFNDTVLMFKMFIKNDYFSYELLNTLYNEINKNMDYSISSDLIVFLYAYNIYKKRIKKKKYYNVGKEICVPNTFLIMIYKKIMNNLNLSNKEITQFIIFFSIYGYNIPLEEKIYIYKKCIKYIEQTIYMYSSNQLKYIITSFFKIYNFIYPENSINYMEEPNRNLFTFHCFINKLFAVYNERNIDTQVNDEYNILHIAVKNNYYNYECLEYILFNIKKYLSHMNTTRQIKFIQLLNRISYVYNKELEHTNKNNNNITCNSTISNLVKYNTTFKNNMIQQILNETILHVNMKYKNIPRKIKRLLIEYNIKT